In Streptomyces sp. ML-6, the genomic stretch GAAGCGGACAGCGGGGCGAGGGGGGCCACCGGAACCTTCCGCTCCGGGGCGGGGACGGACACCCGGGAGCGATGTCGGTGAGAGCGCCGTCCGGGGCGGGTGGCAGGATCGATGTCATGTCCGATCTGCGCGATCCCGCTCCCTACGACGCCCTGCTGCTGCTCTCCTTCGGCGGCCCCGAAGGCCCGGACGACGTGGTCCCGTTCCTGGCGAACGTGACCCGTGGCCGCGGTATCCCCGAGGAGCGGCTGAAGGAAGTCGGCAAGCACTACTTCCTGTTCGGCGGCGTCAGCCCGATCAACGGCCAGAACCGGGCCCTGCTGGACGCCCTGCGCGAGGACTTCGCCGGGCACGGCCTGGACCTGCCGGTGTACTGGGGCAACCGCAACTGGGCGCCGTACCTCACCGACACCCTGCGCGAGCTGGTCCGGGACGGGCACCGCCGCGTCGCCGTCCTCGCCACCAGCGCCTACGCCTCCTACTCCGGCTGCCGGCAGTACCGGGAGAACCTCGCCGAGTCACTGGCCGCCCTGGAGGCCGAGGGACTGCCCGTGCCGCGGGTCGACAAGCTCCGGCACTACTTCAACCACCCCGGGTTCGTGGCCCCCATGGTGGACGGTGTCCTCGCCGCCCTGGCCGACCTGCCCGAGGACGTGCGGGCCGGGGCGCACCTCGCCTTCACCACGCACTCCATCCCCGTCTCCGCCGCCGACACCTCCGGCCCCGCGGACGCGCACGGCGACGGCGGCGCCTACGTGGCCGAGCACCTCGACGTGGCCCGGCTGATCGTCGACGCGGTGCGCGAGGAGACCGGCGTCGAGTACTCCTGGAAGCTCGTCTACCAGTCGCGCAGCGGCGCCCCGCACATCCCGTGGCTGGAACCCGACATCTGCGACCACCTGGAGGCGCTGCACGCGGACGGCGTGCCCGCCGCGGTGATGGCCCCCATCGGCTTCGTCTCCGACCACATGGAAGTGCTCTACGACCTCGACACGGAGGCCACCGCCAAGGCCGCCGAGCTGGGCCTGCCGGTGCGCCGGTCGGCGACCGTGGGCGCCGACCCGCGGTTCGCCGCGGCGGTGCGCGACCTGGTGCTGGAACGGGCCGCCACCGAGCGGGGGCGGGCGCGGGAGCGCTGCGCCCTGGGCACGCTCGGCCCCGGCCACGACCTGTGCCCGGTCGGCTGCTGCCCGGCCAGGGCCCCCAAGCCCGCCGCGGCGGGCGCGGACAGCCCCTACGCGTGAGTCCGGCCGGCGGTGGGGCCCGGGACGCCGCCCCACCGCCCGCCGCGCCGAGAGACCGCCGTACGCCCACGACCCCGGGAGCGCCGTGACCGACCCGAACCCGACCGAACTGCTCGACCTCGCCCTGGAGGCCGCCCGCCGCGCGGGGGCGCTGCTCCGCGACGGCCGCCCGGCCGACCTGGGAGTGGCCGCGACCAAGTCCAGCCCGATCGATGTCGTCACCGAGATGGACCTCGCCGCCGAGAAGCTGATCGTCGACTTCCTCACCGGGCACCGCCCGCAGGACGGCCTCCTCGGCGAGGAAGGGGGCGGCACGGAGGGCAGCAGCGGGATCCGCTGGGTCGTCGACCCGCTCGACGGCACCGTGAACTACCTGTACGGGCTGCCGACCTGGGCCGTCTCCATCGCCGCCGAACACGACGGCGAGCGGATCGTGGGCGTGGTGGAGGTCCCGATGCGCCGCGAGACCTACCACGCGGTCCTCGGCGGCGGGGCGTACGTACGCGGCGACGCGCACGGCGAGGACATCGCGCTGCGCCACCGCCCCGCGCCGCCGCTCGACCAGGCCCTCGTCTCGACCGGGTTCAACTACGTCGGCCACGTCCGCGCCCACCAGGCGGACGTGGCCCGGAGGCTGATCCCGCGGCTGCGCGACATCCGGCGCGGCGGCTCGGCCGCCGTGGACCTCTGCGACGTGGCGGCGGGCCGGCTCGACGGCTACTACGAGCGCGGCCTGCACCCCTGGGACCTGGCCGCGGGCGACCTCATCGCCCGGGAGGCCGGGGCGCTCACCGGGGGCCGCCCCGGGCTGCCCGCCGACGGCGACCTGGCGATCGCCGCGTCCCCCGGCGTCTTCGAGCCGCTGCAGGCCCTTCTGGAGGAGTACGGGGCCTGGCACGACTAGGACGTGAGAAAGGGCCCCCGACGGCCGTCGGGGGCCCTTTCTCACGCGCTGCTCAGGCGCGCGTGGCGCCGATCTCCACGCCGTGTTCGGCGGCGAGGCGGTGCAGGTCGTCCAGCTCGCTCTGCTCGACGTCCGCGAGGAAGTCGTCGCCCGTCTCGCGGGCTTTCGTGAGGTCGGACTCGGTGGTCCTGATGCGTTGCAGCAGACCTGCGGTGAAAGCGTCCATAGTGCGCCCCCTCATCGTGGGTCGGTGGCACGGGGGTGTGCCCGGGTTTCCCTCCGCGCGCAGGCGGTAGGGCGGGTGATCACGC encodes the following:
- a CDS encoding ferrochelatase, yielding MSDLRDPAPYDALLLLSFGGPEGPDDVVPFLANVTRGRGIPEERLKEVGKHYFLFGGVSPINGQNRALLDALREDFAGHGLDLPVYWGNRNWAPYLTDTLRELVRDGHRRVAVLATSAYASYSGCRQYRENLAESLAALEAEGLPVPRVDKLRHYFNHPGFVAPMVDGVLAALADLPEDVRAGAHLAFTTHSIPVSAADTSGPADAHGDGGAYVAEHLDVARLIVDAVREETGVEYSWKLVYQSRSGAPHIPWLEPDICDHLEALHADGVPAAVMAPIGFVSDHMEVLYDLDTEATAKAAELGLPVRRSATVGADPRFAAAVRDLVLERAATERGRARERCALGTLGPGHDLCPVGCCPARAPKPAAAGADSPYA
- a CDS encoding inositol monophosphatase family protein — protein: MTDPNPTELLDLALEAARRAGALLRDGRPADLGVAATKSSPIDVVTEMDLAAEKLIVDFLTGHRPQDGLLGEEGGGTEGSSGIRWVVDPLDGTVNYLYGLPTWAVSIAAEHDGERIVGVVEVPMRRETYHAVLGGGAYVRGDAHGEDIALRHRPAPPLDQALVSTGFNYVGHVRAHQADVARRLIPRLRDIRRGGSAAVDLCDVAAGRLDGYYERGLHPWDLAAGDLIAREAGALTGGRPGLPADGDLAIAASPGVFEPLQALLEEYGAWHD